CGGAAAGAAGAGTACATGAAAACCACCGTAAAAAAAGGCGCCAGCATCGGAGCCAACGCTACCATTGTTTGTGGCTATGATATAGGTTGCTACGCATTTATCGGAGCCGGAGCCGTAGTGACCAAAGACGTGCCCGACTACGCTCTAATGGTTGGCAATCCAGCCAGGCAAAAAGGGTGGGTCTGCCAGTGTGGAGAAAAACTTCCCATCACATACACACCCAAAACCCTGCTTCAGGAATCAGAAAAATCCGATATACAATGCGCTGTATGCCAGTCAACATACATCGTTAAAGAATCTACCATTTAAGGAGGCAATCCCCCAATGAATATACCTTTACTGGACTTAAAAGCCCAATACTCTCAAATACGCGAAGAAGTACAAGCAGCCATCAACGAAGTAATGGAATCCCAGCATTTTATTCTGGGTCCCAAAGTACAGGAACTGGAAGAAGCCATTGCCAGTTATAGCCAAACAAAATACGCACTGGGCGTCTCTTCAGGCACAGATGCATTGTTACTGGCATTGATGGCTCTGGAAGTAGGAAAAGATGATATCGTTATTACCACCCCCTACAGCTTCTTTGCCACCGCCGGTTGCGTGGCAAGACTGGGTGCCATTCCAAAATTTGTAGACATCGATGAAAAAACCTTTAATATAGATCCGGAACAACTGAAAACAATGCTAAACTCCTTAACACCGGACGAACACAAACGATTAAAAGCCGTTATTCCCGTGCATCTGTTCGGACAAATGGCCGATATGGAAAAGATCCTTCCTATTTGCCAGGAGCACAACGTACCAATCATAGAAGACGCAGCCCAAGCCATCGGCTCAGAATGCCTTCTTAATGGTCAAGTTAAAAGAGCAGGCAGTATTGGAGCCATCGGCTGCTTTTCCTTCTTTCCATCCAAAAACCTGGGTGGCATTGGAGACGGAGGCATGGTAGTAACCAACGATCCAGTACTTTATGAAAAAATGAAAATCATGCGCGTGCACGGTTCATCTCCCAAATATTACCACAAATTTATTGGCGGGAATTTCCGGTTAGATGCGATCCAGGCAGCGGTTTTATTGGTGAAACTCCAATATCTGGACACCTGGACAGCCCAAAGACAACAACATGCAAAAGCCTATCGAACACTTTTGGAGAACAATGCTTCTGTTCAATTGCCTCCATGTATTCACGACGAAACCAATGCACCAAAACACCACCATATATACAACCAGTTTTGCATTCGCACTGAAAAACGAGACGAACTTAAAAATCATTTACAGGAAAACGGCATTGCAACAGAGATTTACTACCCCTTGCCTCTACACATGCAAGAGTGCTTTCGCTATCTGGGGCATCGGAAAGGTGATTTTCCCAAAACAGAAAAAGCAGCAGCAACCTCCCTGGCATTACCAGTGTTTCCGGAATTAACAAAAGCACAAATGGAAGAAACGGTTAAAGTAATTCACCAATTTACTTCATAAAAAAGAACACTAAAAAGAACACCTAAACTATTGCATCAACAAGGAGTTTATCATGGAAAAAGTGGCAATGTTTGTTTTTAATAACTTCACCAACGATTCAAGAGTGCTCAAAGAAGCAAAAACCCTTATCGATCACTCATATCAGGTAGATTTGTATGCCGTATTAGACGATAAAACCCTTCCGGAAGAAATAGTGGAAGGGATTCACGTGAAAAGAATGCTAAGGGACCCCTGGCATATGCGTTTTCTAAAAAAATTTCGCGAAGCCAAAAAACCAAAACAACAAAGTCAAGCAACAACCACTTCACCAACACCTGCTAAACCAACCAACAAAAAAATTGCGGCGCTCAAACGGAAATACACCTTACTGAGAAAGAAAATGGCCGCTAAAAAACTGGTGATGGGAAAAAAAACAAAAGCAAAAGTATACGAATTTATGAAAATAAACTTACTTAAGTTTCATCGACCCTTCATATTTTGGGACTATTACGTTAAATGCACCAAAGCAAATGAGCAGCAGCAGTATGCCATCTACCATGCTCATGACTTAAATACCCTGCCGGTAGCCTACTGGCTGGCAAAAAAGCATAATGGCAAACTCATATATGATGCCCATGAATTTTACGTAGAAAGAAACACAAAAATAAAATCCAGAACGTGGAAATTTATATTAACAAGAATAGAATCCTATCTGATTCGAAAATGTCACGCCGTGATTTCTGTAAACGAATCATTGGCAGAAGAATACACCCGACGTTACGGCGTTAAAAAACCCTATGTGATCATGAACGCACCATCGCAAAACATGGCATCAAGTACTAATGGCGAAGAGGAATTACGCTCTCATTTACCAATCAGTCCATCGCAAAAAGTGCTTCTGTACTGCGGCAGCATTACCTTTAATCGAGGCCTGGAAAAACTCATTGAGAGCTTAGTCTATACGAAGAACTACTACCTGGTGATGATGGGATATGGTACCGAGGAATATAAAAACTCTTTGCTGGAAATTGCAGAAGAGCAAGGGGTGAAAGATCGGTTTTCATTTTTTGGACCCGTTGCACCTCACGAAGTTACCAGCTATGCAGCTACCGCCGACTTAGGCGTTGCACCTATCGAAAACGCCTGCTTAAGTTATTATTATTGTTCACCTAACAAAGTGTTTGAGTACATTAACGCAAAAATACCCGTGATCACCAGCAACTTCCCAGAGATGGAAAGAGTGGTACAGGAATACGAAATTGGCTGCACCTTTAATCCGGAAGATGCGCAGGATATAGCCAAAGCCGCAGAAACGGTGCTGGAAAACGAAGCCTTAAGAACCAAAATGGCCCATAACACCGCCGCCGCATCTAAAGCTTATAACTGGGAAAATGAAGCCGATAAACTGATTAAAATATATCAGGATGTGAGGGACCAGCATGAGCATTAAACCATTGTACTTTGAATACATGCACCATTTAGGGAAAACCGTTACGGTGGATGAATTTCAACAACGGTCAGAAGAAAAAGACCTTATTTCACTACGTCATGATATCGATTACAACCTGGATCTGGCACTGGAAATGAGTTTTTGGGAAAAAGAAAACAACCTGAAAGCAACCTACTACATGCTTCATTCTGCCGACTATTGGGATGATCCGAAATTTCTTGAAAAATGCCTTCAAATACAAGACTTTGGCCACGAAATAGGCCTGCACCTAAACATATTGGCTGAATGGCAAAAAGGCATTACGGATAACCCTCAAAAAAGACTGCAGGATATGTTAAATGTCATGCGACAAGCTGGTCTGAAAATAACAGGAACCGCCAGCCATGGCGATAAGCTGTGCTATGAACATCAATTTATAAATTACTGGTGCTTTCAGGAACTTCGTCCGGAAAACCCTGTCCTTTATGAAAACAATCGTTCCGCCGAAGGCATTTTTGTTCAAGACAAAAAATTTCACATTAAATATCCAGATAGTCACCAAATGACTCGAACCGATGGATCAACGCTGGATTTATGGTCTGTATCCATGAAAGACCTGGAGCTTACTTACGATGCAAGTCATGTATCCCAAGACCATTACTTTACCGATAGCGGAGGCAAATGGACACGATCTCCGGACCCCTTGCACAAAGATTTATCATCAGGAAGGCACCAGGTGCTCATTCATCCAGAATACTGGCAAGATGATCAAAAAATATTCTTCTTTTTATCAACAGCACGTTCCGGTTCCAAATGGTTGGCAAATCAGTTAGAAAAAGCAAGCTCGGTGAAAGCCACCCATGAGTTTACTCTAAATCATCACTACGAAGAAGAAAACCTGGTTCACGAAAAACAAACAGCTGTAGGATTTGTAAAACTGATGGAAGATCGGAACAGAGTAGAAAAACTGATGAAAGACTCTCGGGCTTATATCGAAAACCTGAAAACCGATTACGCAGAAGCCAATGTATATTTAGAGAGACTGATACCCTCTCTAAACGTTATATTCCCTGATGCTACTATTGTTCACCTGCATCGAAAACCCAAAGAAGTGGTTAGATCCATTATGAACCGGGAGTGGTACGATCTGCCAGAAGACACCAGACACCCACAAATGCCGGTAAAAAACTGGGATCAGATGACCCCTTTTGAAAAATGCTGCTGGTATGTTCGAAAAACCAACGAAACCCTGATGATGCATAGTCATGATCGAATCGTTTTTGAAAAAATGGTAACCGATCAACACTATTTAATGAATTGTTTAAAGCGACTGGGCATTGCATCCTATCCCCGGCTAATGGAACCCTCCTATGATAAAAAAATAAATGAAAACACAAAGAACAGTTTTCCGGAGTACAAGCAGTGGACCACGATGCAAAAAGCCATATTCAACGCAATCTGTAATCCTATACGGTATGAGCTGGGCTATAAAAGATACACATTGGTAAACCAGATCAAAACATACTATGCTAATAAAATGTATGCAAAACATAAACAACAACAAACACAAAAAAACAGCCGCAAAATTGAGAAAAAAGAAAATTTATTTTGCATCGACTATACAAAGCCCTTTAAGGGCAGCTTCACCCTTCATGAATGCGAAGCAGAGCCAACTCCGGAAGGCGTTGTATTGCAACCAACAGGCGAAGGACACGCCTATTTCCTACCCGGTGGAGGAAACTGGTCAAAAATAACCAAAGAGGAAGGATGGCCCATGGAGGTGGCCCATCATTACAGAGGGGTTCTTCACGCTACCCTTCAACCTTCAGATAAATTCAGCCTGTTTGTATTAATGTATGGGGAGGATCATAAACTGCTGGAAAAAATTCCACTGGGTCAAATGAATAACCATATATTGCCGCACACCTTTGCTTTTAAATCTAAGGTCAAGGCTGTCCGGTTTAACGTGGCCATTTACATGCCTGTAACAGCGTTACCGGAAAAAATAACCATACAAAGAATAGAAATGCAAAAAGTCATGAAACACAAAAAATACTATGGATACAAATAAAAATTCCTATATAAAGTAAAAAATTGTTAGGAGACTGCGTATGGATATAAACCTGTTATCGGAAGATGAAAAGAGTAAAGTATTTGCGTTAGCAAATGCAAGAGGGGAAACAACAGAAAGAATAATTGAAAAATTTGGATCCCTAAAACAAATAAAAAGAATGCCACAAAACTATGGAAAATTTTTTACCAGTCCAATCCATCACACGTTTTCAGATTCAGGAATTAGAGATGGTCATCCATATGTCGTTCTTCCTAATCAAAGAATACTATATGGCAACTTCCCTAAAAAAAATTACTATCGATACTATGAGTATTTAGGAGACCTATACAGCAATTCGATCAGTAAAGAGACTTGCTGTGTTGCAATGGATGTCAGTAGAAGATATTATGATCCCTTAGAAATTCCAGACAAGTACATGCCTTCAAAAAATGGAACCCTAGTCGAAGTTGGAGCATATCTTGGTCACAAAACAATTAAGTTTTGCGATGAATATGTAGGACTTGGAGGAAGCATTCTTGCTATTGAAGCTGTACCTGAAAACTATGAATTATTGAAGAGAAACATCGAAGAAAACCGATTAAATAGAGTAATAGATAGTCTGCAAATAGGTGTTTGGAATAAGAAAGAAGTTCGAACTATTCTTGGCAAAGGATATCAGCAAAATTCGCTGGTTCAGACAGATACTCACGATTTCCAATCACTGTCGGAGATCCAAACAGATACACTTGACAACATATTAAGAGGGTGGAAGCAAAGGTGCATCGACCTTCTTACTATCCAGGTAAATGGTGCAGAAATTGAAGTGTTAGAAGGACTAAACCAGTATTTAGAAAAAATAAAAATCCTTTATATTGTTTCGCCTTACAGTAGGGAGGGGCATAGAACGATAGAGAGATGCAAAGAGCTCCTTCTGGAGAAGGAGTGTACTATTTTAGAAGAAACGAATGAAACTTCTATATACGCAGTTACAAAATACTTTAAGGAAGCGTTTTTGTAGAAGTATACTCTTAATAAAGTCTATGAGCGATAACAAGCTTGTAAAACAAAATAGTTAGGGATGAAGTAAATTGCTTATAAAAATACCCGAAGAACACAAAAAGAAGAATAAAGAAAAATTTAGTGCAAAAAAGAAGTATGAAATGCAAAGGTATAAAGAACTAACGAGCCGTTACCAAAAAACACACACGAACATAACATATGCAGAACTAGCAGAAAGCCAACAATTTCAAAACAAGAAGTTTTTGTTGTTGAGACATGATATTGACCATGACTATG
This region of Tindallia magadiensis genomic DNA includes:
- a CDS encoding acyltransferase: MADYFVHESSYIDEPCSIGEGTKIWHFSHIMKNSHIGNNCNIGQNVVISPDVTLGNNVKIQNNVSVYTGVTCEDDVFLGPSMVFTNVINPRSHINRKEEYMKTTVKKGASIGANATIVCGYDIGCYAFIGAGAVVTKDVPDYALMVGNPARQKGWVCQCGEKLPITYTPKTLLQESEKSDIQCAVCQSTYIVKESTI
- a CDS encoding DegT/DnrJ/EryC1/StrS family aminotransferase → MNIPLLDLKAQYSQIREEVQAAINEVMESQHFILGPKVQELEEAIASYSQTKYALGVSSGTDALLLALMALEVGKDDIVITTPYSFFATAGCVARLGAIPKFVDIDEKTFNIDPEQLKTMLNSLTPDEHKRLKAVIPVHLFGQMADMEKILPICQEHNVPIIEDAAQAIGSECLLNGQVKRAGSIGAIGCFSFFPSKNLGGIGDGGMVVTNDPVLYEKMKIMRVHGSSPKYYHKFIGGNFRLDAIQAAVLLVKLQYLDTWTAQRQQHAKAYRTLLENNASVQLPPCIHDETNAPKHHHIYNQFCIRTEKRDELKNHLQENGIATEIYYPLPLHMQECFRYLGHRKGDFPKTEKAAATSLALPVFPELTKAQMEETVKVIHQFTS
- a CDS encoding glycosyltransferase family 4 protein; this translates as MEKVAMFVFNNFTNDSRVLKEAKTLIDHSYQVDLYAVLDDKTLPEEIVEGIHVKRMLRDPWHMRFLKKFREAKKPKQQSQATTTSPTPAKPTNKKIAALKRKYTLLRKKMAAKKLVMGKKTKAKVYEFMKINLLKFHRPFIFWDYYVKCTKANEQQQYAIYHAHDLNTLPVAYWLAKKHNGKLIYDAHEFYVERNTKIKSRTWKFILTRIESYLIRKCHAVISVNESLAEEYTRRYGVKKPYVIMNAPSQNMASSTNGEEELRSHLPISPSQKVLLYCGSITFNRGLEKLIESLVYTKNYYLVMMGYGTEEYKNSLLEIAEEQGVKDRFSFFGPVAPHEVTSYAATADLGVAPIENACLSYYYCSPNKVFEYINAKIPVITSNFPEMERVVQEYEIGCTFNPEDAQDIAKAAETVLENEALRTKMAHNTAAASKAYNWENEADKLIKIYQDVRDQHEH
- a CDS encoding FkbM family methyltransferase, which translates into the protein MDINLLSEDEKSKVFALANARGETTERIIEKFGSLKQIKRMPQNYGKFFTSPIHHTFSDSGIRDGHPYVVLPNQRILYGNFPKKNYYRYYEYLGDLYSNSISKETCCVAMDVSRRYYDPLEIPDKYMPSKNGTLVEVGAYLGHKTIKFCDEYVGLGGSILAIEAVPENYELLKRNIEENRLNRVIDSLQIGVWNKKEVRTILGKGYQQNSLVQTDTHDFQSLSEIQTDTLDNILRGWKQRCIDLLTIQVNGAEIEVLEGLNQYLEKIKILYIVSPYSREGHRTIERCKELLLEKECTILEETNETSIYAVTKYFKEAFL
- a CDS encoding polysaccharide deacetylase family protein produces the protein MSIKPLYFEYMHHLGKTVTVDEFQQRSEEKDLISLRHDIDYNLDLALEMSFWEKENNLKATYYMLHSADYWDDPKFLEKCLQIQDFGHEIGLHLNILAEWQKGITDNPQKRLQDMLNVMRQAGLKITGTASHGDKLCYEHQFINYWCFQELRPENPVLYENNRSAEGIFVQDKKFHIKYPDSHQMTRTDGSTLDLWSVSMKDLELTYDASHVSQDHYFTDSGGKWTRSPDPLHKDLSSGRHQVLIHPEYWQDDQKIFFFLSTARSGSKWLANQLEKASSVKATHEFTLNHHYEEENLVHEKQTAVGFVKLMEDRNRVEKLMKDSRAYIENLKTDYAEANVYLERLIPSLNVIFPDATIVHLHRKPKEVVRSIMNREWYDLPEDTRHPQMPVKNWDQMTPFEKCCWYVRKTNETLMMHSHDRIVFEKMVTDQHYLMNCLKRLGIASYPRLMEPSYDKKINENTKNSFPEYKQWTTMQKAIFNAICNPIRYELGYKRYTLVNQIKTYYANKMYAKHKQQQTQKNSRKIEKKENLFCIDYTKPFKGSFTLHECEAEPTPEGVVLQPTGEGHAYFLPGGGNWSKITKEEGWPMEVAHHYRGVLHATLQPSDKFSLFVLMYGEDHKLLEKIPLGQMNNHILPHTFAFKSKVKAVRFNVAIYMPVTALPEKITIQRIEMQKVMKHKKYYGYK